The following are from one region of the Nicotiana tomentosiformis chromosome 7, ASM39032v3, whole genome shotgun sequence genome:
- the LOC138895931 gene encoding uncharacterized protein yields the protein MGQLASSQNIRSARALPSDTKPNPKAQVNAVILRNGRVLEEAPKKKKYTARPKGELVPKPVEETEKESEGSKPVIVTRPPPPFTQRYSEPSACEFAVGGNFASILYPKLKDPGSFTIPLFLGKQEVGRALCDLGASRNLVPSRLFKQLELVVLRPTTITLQLTDRSLVMTEGIIEHVLVRVEKFILHAEFIVLDYEVDEEVPIILGRPFLSTGGVIIDVREGKLKMRVDNEEITFNVIEGIKQSPYVNSDPDEETELEEMVLQAECVKMIQKRARDERGDLPRTCKKARLNGRKKK from the exons ATGGGGCAACTTGCTAGTTCCCAAAATATTCGGTCAGCTAGGGCCCTTCCTAGTGATACTAAGCCTAATCCTAAGGCTCAAGTCAATGCGGTTATCTTGAGAAATGGAAGAGTATTAGAAGAAGCTCCAAAGAAAAAGAAGTATACGGCTAGGCCTAAAGGAGAATTAGTTCCTAAGCCAGTTGAGGAGACTGAGAAAGAGAGCGAAGGATCAAAGCCAGTAAttgttacaaggccaccacctccGTTTACACAAAG ATATTCTGAGCCAAGTGCGTGTGAATTTGCCGTTGGTGGAAATTTTGCA AGTATACTTTATCCTAAGTTGAAGGATCCTGGGAGTTTCACAATTCCTCTGTTTCTTGGGAAACAAGAAGTTGGTAGAGCCCTGTGTGATTTAGGGGCTAGTAGAAATTTGGTGCCATCACGTTTGTTCAAGCAACTAGAATTGGTGGTCCTTAGACCGACTACAATCACTTTACAGTTGACAGATAGGTCACTAGTGATGACAGAAGGAATTATTGAGCATGTGTTAGTTCGAGTGGAAAAGTTTATTCTTCATGCTGAGTTTATTGTTCTTGATTACGAGGTAGATGAGGAAGTGCCCATTATTTTGGGGCGACCGTTCTTATCTACTGGTGGAGTGATTATTGATGTGAGGGAAGGGAAGTTGAAGATGAGAGTTGATAATGAGGAAATCACTTTTAATGT AATTGAAGGTATAAAGCAGAGTCCTTATGTGAATAGTGATCCAGATGAGGAGACTGAGTTAGAGGAGATGGTGTTGCAAGCTGAGTGTGTAAAGATGATTCAGAAAAGAGCCAGAGATGAAAGGGGAGACCTTCCTAGAACGTGCAAAAAGGCTAGACTTAATGGGAGAAAGAAGAAGTGA